A genome region from Terriglobales bacterium includes the following:
- a CDS encoding alpha/beta fold hydrolase: MSRRGLGGAQVQTILGTLLPRSPLPPSEDRVVRVDEKAQVLLRCHWQPERQRALTLLMVHGLEGSSQSPYVQGVGHKALAAGFNLVRMNVRNCGGTAHLSQTLYHSGLSRDVQQVARMLLEEENLPRLALAGYSMGGNMVLKALGEWGGEAPRGLVAAAAVCPSMDLAAGAALLERGANRLYQWYFLRSLKRSYREKARLFPEVFQSAGKLGGLRTIRQFDDAITAPAMGFRDAADYYERASSSRVLDGIAVPTLVVHALDDPFVPLLPATRARLEANPHITLIATQHGGHCAFLAAADGYDGRWAERRLVEFLKRF, encoded by the coding sequence GTGTCGCGCCGCGGCCTGGGGGGAGCGCAGGTGCAGACCATCCTGGGGACGCTGCTGCCGCGCTCGCCGCTGCCGCCTTCGGAAGACCGGGTAGTGCGCGTGGACGAGAAGGCCCAAGTCCTGCTGCGCTGCCACTGGCAGCCGGAGCGGCAGCGCGCGCTCACCCTGCTGATGGTCCACGGGCTGGAGGGCTCCAGCCAGTCGCCCTACGTGCAGGGCGTGGGACACAAGGCGCTGGCCGCCGGCTTCAACCTGGTGCGCATGAACGTGCGCAACTGCGGCGGCACCGCCCACCTCTCCCAGACCCTCTACCACTCCGGCCTCTCCCGCGACGTGCAGCAGGTGGCGCGCATGCTGCTGGAGGAAGAAAACCTGCCGCGGCTGGCCTTGGCCGGCTATTCCATGGGCGGGAACATGGTGCTGAAGGCGCTGGGCGAGTGGGGCGGGGAAGCGCCGCGTGGATTGGTGGCGGCGGCCGCGGTCTGTCCCTCCATGGACCTGGCGGCGGGCGCCGCCCTGCTGGAGCGCGGCGCCAACCGCCTCTACCAGTGGTACTTCCTGCGCTCGCTCAAGCGCAGCTACCGGGAGAAGGCGCGGCTCTTCCCGGAGGTGTTCCAGTCGGCGGGGAAGCTGGGCGGCCTGCGCACCATCCGCCAGTTCGACGACGCCATCACCGCGCCCGCCATGGGCTTCCGCGACGCCGCCGACTACTACGAGCGCGCCTCTTCCTCGCGCGTGCTCGATGGCATCGCCGTGCCCACGCTGGTGGTGCACGCCCTCGACGATCCCTTCGTGCCGCTGCTGCCCGCGACCCGCGCGCGCCTGGAGGCCAACCCTCACATCACCCTGATCGCCACCCAGCACGGCGGCCACTGCGCCTTCCTGGCGGCGGCCGACGGCTACGACGGGCGCTGGGCGGAGCGCCGCCTGGTCGAGTTCCTAAAGCGCTTTTAG
- a CDS encoding zinc ribbon domain-containing protein codes for MPIFEYLCKSCNQHFEALVYGSKKPECPHCHGTKLEQQLSVFAVAAKSAAGARPAAAAPCSTCGDARGPGACALDTD; via the coding sequence ATGCCGATCTTTGAATACCTGTGCAAGTCCTGCAACCAGCACTTCGAAGCGCTGGTGTATGGTTCCAAGAAGCCTGAATGTCCCCACTGCCACGGCACCAAGCTGGAACAGCAGCTCTCGGTGTTCGCGGTAGCGGCCAAGAGCGCGGCGGGCGCGCGGCCGGCGGCGGCGGCCCCCTGCTCGACCTGCGGCGACGCCCGCGGTCCCGGCGCCTGCGCCCTGGACACGGACTAG